The DNA region GTCGTGCTTTTTATTGCGCCAGTCTCCCGTAATAGAGAGTGCTCCTAGAGTGGCTCCATGATAAGACTGCTCTCTTGCGAGAATAATTTTTTTTCCACTTCTTTGTCTTGCCATTTTCAAAGCATTTTCAACAGACTCAGCTCCTGAGACTGTATAAAATAATTTACCGTCTCTTTTTTTAAGGGCCTTTAAAAGCATATAAGAGACTTCTTCTTTTAGCTTAAAAATACTCTTTGGGTTGGAAACTGAAATGAGCTTGGCCTGATTCATCATGGCCTTAACAACTTCTGGGTGTGAATTACCAAAAATGGCATGATAGCTTGTTGATGAGAAATCAAAGAGGCGCTTTCCTTCATTCGTGATAAGGAAATTACCTACGGCCTTTTCAATTGAAACCGTGTGGGCCTTTTCTTGATCTTGCCAAGTAATAAAATAAGGACGATCTCCCATAGTGCCTCCTTGCCCCTGGGAACAAAACAGTTCAATTAAAATTGAAGCATTAAATCCTTATAATTGGAATCAAATTCTTTACAACCACGCCAAAAGTAAGCACTTTTACTACGGTGATCATAGGCTGCACCACCGCACGTCATAGATGGGTCTTGTGCTCCACTCTCAAAATGCGAGCAGATTGCCTTAGGATATCCCTCATGGTCTCTAAAGAGTTCGATTAAATCATTAAAATTCTTTGTTTGGTTTATTTTCTTAGAGAGTAGGTCATAGCGATCATAGGTTGTTGAACTCTTTGCTGTTTCTTGCTCAAACTCTTTTACAAATTTACCAAGGCAGTGATTTGTGTGAAATGTTTTACCGTGATTGAATTCATCTGTGTGAAAGAGAAGCTCTTTTGCACTCGGAGAGATTTCCCAGTGTTCACTTTGCTTGCTATCGCTAATAAGATAATTATGTCCGCTTGTAACAGGAGCTCCCGTTAGCTTGTTTTTCATTTGCTCAAAAGCCTTTTGTTCAAGCGTGTGGCGAACAAGTAATGGCCAAATAAGGCCGGCCTTTGCATTCTTTGTATTAATATTATTAACACCAATGAAAAGACCTGATTCATTGATTCCCATCATGCCGAGACAACCAACAAGAGAGAAGAGATAGGACTTTGGTCCATGCTTACTCTCTGGTACTTCAATGACCGATATATAGTCTTTTGCACTCGAGTGCATATCCCAAGTTTGACCACTAACTACATGATCACTTGATTGGATATGAACAGTCGAACAACCTTCGTCTGGCATTTCTATATCTCTAAAGTCTGTATAGTTATTCAAAATAACGACATCAGTTAAAGAGATACTGGCACCACTTGCTATGGCCTCGAGCTCTTCGGCCAGATGAGGAGCAAATGATTTTGATATTTCAAATTGATCGTGAGCAAGTTTATCGAGAGAGTAAAGAAGTGAAGGGTTCTTTTTAAGCATAAGTTCACGTCTAATCGACGAGAGTTCCCTAATTCCCTCTCTAAAAGATTCACCGTGAGAGAGGCCCCATTCACGGTGAGATTTTCCTGCTTCATATTGAATAAAAGGTAAGGCCTGATCAGTCATTAGATATCACCTCTGTTGTATTTAGAGAGAAATCTCTTCATTTGACCGTAACTTGCAAGGACTAAGAATTGACCACTTCTATCTTGTTTAAAATATTTTGAATAAACGTAACTGAGCGGTCCATTGATGAGTCCAACTCCGTTTTCTATATGAAATTCATTAATTGAATGATCGCCAGCAATAGTTTTGATGGCCTGATCAAATTCTGCAAGTGTGTTGTCATAATCTCTTTTGTTATTTTCAATGAGTTGTTTTTCAAAAAGATAATTGTTAAAACTAAATTCATCACCATCCCATGTACTAATGACCATGAGTGGGGCATCGATAAAATAATCTTTTTTCATTGCACAAATAGCTGCTTGGCCTGAGAGATAGCACATGAGCGCATCTGGTTGGAGTTTCAGTTGATTTGCACAGAGAAATTGTTCTTTGCTATAACGATACATCGAACTCGCTGTCTCATTGAAGATAACTGGAGTTTTATACTTATTACAAAGAGTGATGATTTTCTCTAGTGTTTCACGAGAAATTTTCTTTCCATTTCTCTGTTGAATTGGCTCAAGCCAAAGGCCCATGAATCGTTCTTTTTTAAGGATAGACTCCAACTCTTTTAGAGACGCCGTTTCACTGGTCGTTGGGCAAGTCAGTTTTGTTGTATCGAAAAACTCATCACTTTCGCTTAAACTTCTCGATAGGAAACTTCCTTTTCCAAAGTAGTGGCCTTTGAACGTCAGTAGCTTGTTTGATTTTTCATTTTCTTTTTGATTGAACCAAAGAGAACGAGAAAGTTTATCAACGCATTCACTTTGACCACTGGCCGTATAGACGTGTTGAAGTTCTTTTGGAAATGATTCTGTAAGATCTTTAACGTCTTGAATAAAGCGAGAGCTAATAAAGTTTGAAAGACATACTTTGTTAACTAGGTAAGGAAGTTGGTTTTTACAAAAGTCTGTGCTTAGTTGAGAAAGTGTTAGGCGTGATTGAACACCGTTAGAAAGCTCTATAGGCTGTTCTTTCCAACTCGCTGTTCCTTTATAATAGAAAACATCTCTATATTCTTCATCATCAGGATAATCTTCATTGATGTAATCAATAACTTTTGCACCAAGAGATAAATTAATACTTAGCATTCCCTTTGCTAAGTGATCGCGGTTTCTTCCATTGATTGATTCAATACCGTTGAAAATGCTGTTTAAAACAAGAAATGATTTTAAGTCTCTCCCAATTCCTAGTCCTTGGGAATTCGGAGCTGTCGTTGTATCGAGCATATAGAGAGTATTTTCATTTGCAAATGATGGATCTCTTCTAACTCCTCTTTCATAAGGGTATAAAGAAAGTGGTCCAGCAAAAGTAATGGCCTGAAGTTTGTCATTTTTCATTAAAGCGTAGCATTGAGAGTTTTCATGATTTGCTGTTGCTTCAAATTTTTCAATTTCTGTTTGCCTTGCAGGTTCATAAACTGTTTTTTCAAGATCAATTATTTTTTCCTTAAACTCAAGGAAGTTCGCTCTATTTATCTTAACGAGCACTGATTCTGTTTTTTGTTCAATCCACTCTTTTGCTGTCCTTAGCGTATTCTCTTTATTGTTTGGAGCTAGTCTTGCTTCTAGAAATAGCTCTTGCCAAAAATAGAGATCATTTGCTCTGCTTGTAAAAGTTGGAATTTCTACAGGTGCCAGCTCTTTTTGATGAAAAACGGATTCAGCAATATTTTCCAAACAGGCAAAAAGAAAGTCTAAGTCTTCTTTTCTAAAAGAAGTATTTAAGCGAAACCTTAATGTGTTTGATCCTGCTGGGTAGAATAGTTGAGCATGATCAAAGCGCTTTTGTATAAATTGTCCTACGTGTTCTTGGTTTTTTAGATCAATGGCAAAGGCGAGTCCATGAACTCTTGGGTTTTCTACAAAGTCAGAGTATTTATTTTTAAAATTTAACAGAAGGGCATCTGTAAGATTCTCTAATTCTAATATTCTTTGATCGTTTTGAGAGATCATAAGCGCGTGAGCATGACCTCTTGCTATACTTGATACAGCAATTTCCTCATTATTTCTTTTATCAATAGGAGAGAGGACTATTCCCGATTGAGCTTTTTTTGCCAAGACGACGTAATCAGGAAAGAGCTCCTGACCCTTTGAATCTTGGAGTTCAAATTCAGTGTGCCAGAAAAACTTGCGACCTAAATGGAAACCTGTTTGAACTTCGTCAAAGATTAATGAGACTTGAAATGATTTCGCAATGAGGGCAAGCGCTTGAAAAAAGCGATTTGTAGCATAGCGATCTCCCCCTTCACATTGCATTGGCTCGATTAAGATCGCGAAAATATTTCTTTCTTTAAGTGCATCACGAATTTTTAAAAGAGACTGAATTTCGCTTTCTAAAAGGGGGTCACTATTCGTATTTTCAGGTGTTTTAAAGTTTTTCGATGCAGACATTTCCCATGATTTTAGCCACGATTGATCAGCTTTAATAAGTGTTTGACCACTTTTATCTTCAGGAAATGGCATGTAGACAGATTCATAACCTGGCCACTCAAATGGAGCACGTTTTGTTTTATTCCAAGTACTCATTAGTGAAACCATCATTCGGCCATGAAAAGATCCTTCAAAGCAAAGAACTTTTTTGGCAGATTCATTTTTCCGGTTTTTGTAAGCAAGTCCTAGTGCTGTTTCATTCGCTTCAGCTCCGGAATTACAAAAACTTGTATGGATCGTTTGCCAGTTAAGTTCTCTTTTAAATAGGCCATGAAGTGATTGTACTAGTTCTTCAAATCCTTTTGATGAACATTGGTTTGTCCATGTTTGTTCAAAGTGAGCTGGGCCAAAGAAGCTTTGAGGATTAAAACCAAGCCCAAGTGTCGCAATTTGAGACGCAGAATCCATGAAGTAGTGTGGAGTACCTTCGTTTGATTCAACACCAAAGTAAGGACCTTTAGAATTTCTCAAGTCTGCAATATAAGTTTTCTTCTCTTTTGCTACTTTATCATTTTCATAAAGCTTTGATAGTTTCTCATTGGCGTGGTTTACGTCACTTTGATTAATTGATTTCATTTAAGACCTCGCATTACTTTGAATTCTTTCACTCAAATATGTTTTAAAGGGAATGCCCATATTTTCCATCATTTTTGGAAACATTGATATAGGGGTCATTCCTGGAAAAGTATTTATTTCGTTAAGAAAAATTTCACCATCTTCTGTTAAGAAAAAATCAATACGCGACAGATCGCTAAGTTTAAGACCTGTGAAGGCCTTTCTTGCAAACTCTCGCATTTTCTCTACTTGGTTAATTGTTAAATTCTTCGCCTCTACATCAGTAGTCGTATGAGATTTCTCATCATATTTTTCTTCAAAAGAATAGAAACTAGTAGGGCATATGATTTCTCCTGGATGGGAGATGTAGAGTTTTCCATTGTGTTCAAAGGCCGCAATTTCAAGTTCTCTTGCTTTTAGTGTTTTTTCAA from Halobacteriovorax sp. GB3 includes:
- a CDS encoding C45 family autoproteolytic acyltransferase/hydolase translates to MTDQALPFIQYEAGKSHREWGLSHGESFREGIRELSSIRRELMLKKNPSLLYSLDKLAHDQFEISKSFAPHLAEELEAIASGASISLTDVVILNNYTDFRDIEMPDEGCSTVHIQSSDHVVSGQTWDMHSSAKDYISVIEVPESKHGPKSYLFSLVGCLGMMGINESGLFIGVNNINTKNAKAGLIWPLLVRHTLEQKAFEQMKNKLTGAPVTSGHNYLISDSKQSEHWEISPSAKELLFHTDEFNHGKTFHTNHCLGKFVKEFEQETAKSSTTYDRYDLLSKKINQTKNFNDLIELFRDHEGYPKAICSHFESGAQDPSMTCGGAAYDHRSKSAYFWRGCKEFDSNYKDLMLQF
- a CDS encoding aminotransferase class III-fold pyridoxal phosphate-dependent enzyme, which translates into the protein MKSINQSDVNHANEKLSKLYENDKVAKEKKTYIADLRNSKGPYFGVESNEGTPHYFMDSASQIATLGLGFNPQSFFGPAHFEQTWTNQCSSKGFEELVQSLHGLFKRELNWQTIHTSFCNSGAEANETALGLAYKNRKNESAKKVLCFEGSFHGRMMVSLMSTWNKTKRAPFEWPGYESVYMPFPEDKSGQTLIKADQSWLKSWEMSASKNFKTPENTNSDPLLESEIQSLLKIRDALKERNIFAILIEPMQCEGGDRYATNRFFQALALIAKSFQVSLIFDEVQTGFHLGRKFFWHTEFELQDSKGQELFPDYVVLAKKAQSGIVLSPIDKRNNEEIAVSSIARGHAHALMISQNDQRILELENLTDALLLNFKNKYSDFVENPRVHGLAFAIDLKNQEHVGQFIQKRFDHAQLFYPAGSNTLRFRLNTSFRKEDLDFLFACLENIAESVFHQKELAPVEIPTFTSRANDLYFWQELFLEARLAPNNKENTLRTAKEWIEQKTESVLVKINRANFLEFKEKIIDLEKTVYEPARQTEIEKFEATANHENSQCYALMKNDKLQAITFAGPLSLYPYERGVRRDPSFANENTLYMLDTTTAPNSQGLGIGRDLKSFLVLNSIFNGIESINGRNRDHLAKGMLSINLSLGAKVIDYINEDYPDDEEYRDVFYYKGTASWKEQPIELSNGVQSRLTLSQLSTDFCKNQLPYLVNKVCLSNFISSRFIQDVKDLTESFPKELQHVYTASGQSECVDKLSRSLWFNQKENEKSNKLLTFKGHYFGKGSFLSRSLSESDEFFDTTKLTCPTTSETASLKELESILKKERFMGLWLEPIQQRNGKKISRETLEKIITLCNKYKTPVIFNETASSMYRYSKEQFLCANQLKLQPDALMCYLSGQAAICAMKKDYFIDAPLMVISTWDGDEFSFNNYLFEKQLIENNKRDYDNTLAEFDQAIKTIAGDHSINEFHIENGVGLINGPLSYVYSKYFKQDRSGQFLVLASYGQMKRFLSKYNRGDI